The following proteins come from a genomic window of Leptospira bandrabouensis:
- a CDS encoding response regulator gives MINLLAVDDEMINLMIIDESLSDKGFNVVKAKDGEEAFQILSSDSTLFHAIILDRLMPKMDGIELLKKIKRSEKYKDIPVIFQTAMSSVTDMTEGLDAGAFYYLTKPYSRTLLVRIVQTAVEHFIKLQRAKEDLHKGMGALRHMITGEFRIRSIRESHELAPLLANACPDPERVLTGIMEILNNAIEHGNLGISYQEKSELHDNDKLMEEIFRRLETPEFKDKFVKVTFEKNDERIEIRVSDQGKGFDWQRYLSVEAMTKNAFKTHGRGIFMARKLSFDDLSYTDEGRTAVIRIDLSNKRGNLLTDFQE, from the coding sequence ATGATTAACTTACTTGCAGTGGATGATGAAATGATCAACTTGATGATCATTGATGAATCTCTCTCTGACAAAGGCTTTAATGTTGTAAAAGCAAAAGATGGAGAAGAGGCATTTCAAATTCTTAGTTCAGATTCTACATTGTTCCATGCGATTATTTTGGATCGACTGATGCCCAAAATGGATGGGATCGAACTTTTAAAAAAGATCAAACGCTCTGAAAAGTATAAGGATATTCCAGTTATCTTTCAAACAGCGATGAGTTCAGTCACAGATATGACCGAAGGATTGGATGCAGGTGCATTTTATTATCTTACAAAACCTTATTCTAGAACTTTACTCGTTCGGATTGTCCAAACAGCAGTAGAACATTTTATCAAACTCCAACGTGCAAAGGAAGACCTTCATAAAGGTATGGGTGCACTTAGGCATATGATCACAGGTGAGTTTCGCATTCGTTCGATTCGTGAGTCACATGAATTAGCACCATTACTTGCTAATGCATGTCCAGACCCCGAACGTGTGTTAACTGGTATCATGGAAATTTTAAACAATGCCATTGAACATGGAAACTTGGGTATCTCGTATCAGGAAAAATCGGAACTTCACGATAATGACAAACTTATGGAAGAAATTTTCAGAAGGTTAGAAACTCCCGAATTTAAAGATAAATTTGTAAAAGTTACTTTTGAAAAAAATGACGAAAGGATAGAAATTCGAGTGAGTGACCAAGGAAAGGGTTTTGATTGGCAAAGGTATTTGTCTGTAGAAGCCATGACAAAGAATGCTTTCAAAACCCATGGTCGCGGAATTTTTATGGCTCGCAAATTGTCTTTTGATGACCTTTCTTATACGGACGAAGGTAGAACTGCCGTGATTCGTATTGATTTATCCAATAAAAGGGGAAATTTACTCACCGACTTTCAAGAGTAA
- a CDS encoding quinone-dependent dihydroorotate dehydrogenase gives MFYNHLIKPILFHLDPESAHHLAATFLSLSQKIPFFHKTLSSIFEYKSKRLEQTIQGIHFPNPLGLAAGFDKTAELFPTMIHMGFGYIEVGTITANGQPGNEKPRLFRYPKHKALINRMGFNNPGADIAESNIKNQQKLGVRGINAGKSKVTELENAVGDYVYTLKKLVPYGDYAVINISSPNTPGLRTLQTKKTLIDLIEGILSAFEHKFPIPLYLKFAPDLSEEELVENLNVCLDYKISGVILTNTTLNKEVLGEKNPEEGGLSGGPLFERSLHFVSLAYKTLKGKIPIIGVGGIDSGEKAKRMMEAGANLIQIYTGYIYEGPFLPYQICSYLDKVIKEKKLNNISELVGSGN, from the coding sequence TTGTTCTACAATCACCTGATCAAACCAATCCTATTTCATTTAGATCCGGAATCTGCACACCACTTGGCTGCCACATTCCTTTCGCTTTCACAAAAAATCCCTTTTTTCCATAAGACTCTTTCTTCAATCTTTGAATACAAATCGAAACGATTGGAACAAACCATTCAGGGAATCCATTTCCCCAATCCATTAGGACTTGCCGCAGGATTTGACAAAACAGCAGAACTCTTTCCTACAATGATTCATATGGGATTTGGGTACATTGAAGTAGGTACCATCACTGCCAATGGACAACCAGGCAATGAAAAACCAAGACTCTTCCGTTATCCCAAACACAAAGCCCTCATCAACCGAATGGGGTTTAATAACCCAGGGGCCGATATTGCCGAATCTAATATAAAGAACCAACAAAAGTTGGGTGTACGTGGAATCAATGCGGGAAAATCAAAAGTCACTGAATTAGAGAATGCTGTGGGTGATTATGTTTATACACTAAAGAAGTTGGTTCCTTATGGAGATTATGCTGTGATCAATATCAGCTCACCGAACACTCCAGGCTTACGAACACTCCAAACAAAAAAAACTCTTATCGATCTTATCGAAGGAATCTTATCTGCTTTTGAACACAAGTTTCCGATTCCCTTGTATTTAAAATTTGCTCCTGATCTCTCAGAAGAAGAGTTAGTCGAAAATTTAAACGTATGTTTGGATTATAAAATTAGTGGTGTCATCCTGACTAACACCACACTTAACAAAGAAGTACTCGGGGAAAAAAATCCAGAGGAAGGCGGGCTCTCTGGTGGCCCACTTTTCGAAAGGTCACTTCATTTTGTTTCCCTTGCTTACAAAACTTTAAAGGGAAAAATCCCTATCATTGGTGTGGGAGGGATCGACTCAGGGGAAAAAGCAAAACGGATGATGGAAGCCGGTGCCAACCTAATCCAAATTTACACTGGTTATATTTATGAAGGACCATTTCTTCCTTACCAAATTTGTTCTTATCTCGACAAAGTGATCAAAGAAAAAAAACTAAATAATATCTCTGAACTTGTGGGATCAGGAAACTAA
- a CDS encoding RluA family pseudouridine synthase produces the protein MKQKTNTRFLPKGLNILYEDRDILVVDKPAGLLTIATESEKSKTAYAALMDYVKKGSERSKNRIFIVHRLDRETSGILVFAKTETAKQTLQESWEKTKKVYLAVTHGVWKEKSGIIQSYLVESKAHRVYSTDDPELGKLSKTKFKVLKETNLYSLLEIELLTGRKNQIRVHVSDKKHPIVGDTKYGNDTRSFPRMALHSFSIQLTHPYNKELLTFETNIPAYFTGLVGGYERKLNET, from the coding sequence ATGAAACAGAAGACCAATACCCGTTTTTTACCCAAAGGGTTAAACATATTATATGAAGACAGGGACATCCTTGTCGTAGACAAACCCGCCGGACTCCTTACGATCGCCACGGAATCGGAAAAATCCAAAACCGCTTACGCTGCTCTAATGGATTATGTAAAAAAAGGGAGCGAACGTTCTAAAAATAGAATCTTTATCGTACACAGGTTGGATCGAGAAACTTCGGGGATCTTAGTATTTGCTAAAACAGAAACGGCAAAACAAACACTCCAAGAGTCTTGGGAGAAAACAAAAAAAGTTTATCTGGCGGTGACTCATGGAGTATGGAAAGAAAAGTCAGGTATCATTCAATCTTATCTTGTCGAATCAAAGGCACACCGAGTGTATTCGACTGACGATCCAGAATTAGGTAAACTTTCTAAAACAAAATTCAAAGTCCTCAAAGAAACAAATTTATATTCATTATTAGAAATCGAATTATTAACAGGCCGAAAAAATCAAATTCGTGTCCACGTATCCGATAAAAAACATCCGATTGTGGGCGATACGAAGTATGGAAACGATACAAGATCTTTTCCAAGAATGGCATTACATTCTTTTTCAATACAACTGACTCATCCGTATAACAAAGAATTGCTTACTTTTGAAACTAATATCCCCGCCTATTTTACAGGACTCGTTGGTGGATATGAAAGGAAATTAAATGAAACATAA
- the rlmD gene encoding 23S rRNA (uracil(1939)-C(5))-methyltransferase RlmD — MTTSPGTKICTHFGTCGGCNYLDIDYTKELRKKEQTIKELFKTYRHLEFRTIVPSPSPEYYRHKIQLPFGRRNIANKTLLTLGLFNKESTFVLDQTECQIQDPGLTEIALAVKQWARREGLLPYNEKSRRGMMKYLVARKSFSTGEIILGIVTAKEDLPHAKDASKRLHTAIQNRIGKTGKFGKIVGIIQNINTKHTTMALGREEHLLWGRPYIHEHFGKHKFRVGLSTFLQVNPIQTPSLYNLVLDEIEPESRVIDAYSGIGTISFWISGNCKEVMGIEENPNSHKTALESVKYNKVHNVRFRKGRVAEVLPTLFGKNYDTLVLDPPRTGLGVEVAETILGMGFKKIVYVSCDPMSLREDTNLLARQYFLNSVQPVDMFPRTDHVETVAVFRNKNLT; from the coding sequence ATGACAACAAGTCCTGGAACAAAAATCTGCACTCATTTCGGAACCTGTGGTGGTTGTAATTATCTAGACATTGATTACACCAAAGAACTTCGAAAAAAAGAACAAACCATCAAAGAACTTTTTAAAACCTATCGCCATTTAGAATTTCGTACGATTGTTCCCAGTCCCTCACCAGAATACTACCGTCACAAAATCCAACTTCCTTTCGGACGTAGAAACATAGCCAACAAAACCTTACTCACATTAGGTTTATTTAATAAAGAATCTACTTTTGTTCTCGACCAAACCGAGTGCCAAATCCAAGATCCTGGTCTAACCGAAATTGCCCTGGCCGTCAAACAATGGGCTAGGCGAGAAGGACTCCTTCCTTATAACGAAAAATCCAGACGTGGGATGATGAAATACCTTGTGGCAAGAAAATCTTTTTCTACAGGAGAAATCATTCTGGGGATTGTCACTGCCAAAGAAGATCTACCACACGCCAAAGATGCATCTAAAAGACTCCATACTGCCATCCAAAACCGAATTGGGAAAACAGGAAAGTTTGGAAAAATTGTTGGAATCATCCAAAACATCAATACCAAACACACCACAATGGCACTTGGTCGCGAAGAACATCTGTTATGGGGTAGACCTTACATCCACGAACATTTTGGAAAACATAAATTCCGTGTGGGCCTTTCTACTTTTTTACAAGTAAACCCCATCCAAACACCGAGTTTGTACAATTTAGTTCTGGATGAAATCGAACCAGAATCCCGAGTGATCGATGCTTATTCAGGAATTGGAACCATTTCGTTTTGGATTTCAGGAAACTGTAAGGAAGTGATGGGGATTGAAGAAAATCCCAATTCTCATAAAACTGCCTTGGAATCGGTAAAGTATAATAAAGTACATAATGTACGATTTCGCAAAGGAAGGGTGGCCGAAGTGTTACCAACTCTTTTTGGAAAAAACTATGATACCTTAGTTCTTGATCCGCCACGGACAGGACTCGGAGTTGAAGTGGCAGAAACCATTTTAGGAATGGGATTTAAAAAAATAGTTTATGTGTCTTGTGATCCAATGAGTCTCAGGGAAGACACAAATCTTCTGGCAAGGCAATACTTCTTAAATTCCGTGCAACCTGTAGACATGTTTCCAAGAACCGACCACGTTGAAACCGTAGCCGTTTTCAGAAACAAAAATCTCACATAA
- a CDS encoding sensor histidine kinase yields MAPNSSFARIWQNPSDFPPEAVLRELENLLRSNPDFWLKINRDGIIVDYKTSRFVNIGDKPETLLGKHIDVGLPPYLREIAAEALSYLSEKKSQVFWKEYSYGVEPNIRYVEVRFVVLYEGYIMSNHRDITERKRLENAFLESESRFLSMAQNAADSIIIINDDGIIQFFNKTAEITFGYTHDEVIGKNVTMIIPPEYKDKHDEYLRRYKATGTQHIIGVGRELIAQRKSGEIFPCELSVGEFKTKSGKMFTGILRDISQRKIQEQELYQYRNHLEELVESQTMDLKMSKNIAEEASYMKSLFLANISHELKTPIHAILSYAELGEEKSATVSPEKIKEYFQIIDSSGKRLLGLLENLLDIAKLESGKMRYLFEKNCLKETAKFVINEMRVILEKRGITVVLLDKEERWEAEFDYERIQQVIRNILSNALKFIPNDTNIEISMVRREFIPRKTQSYVNGIGIQIRDFGPGIPPEDLDKIFEKFIQSKQVKAGTKGTGLGLSISREIVNDHHGLLYAENHETKGAIFTMLIPCSREGLR; encoded by the coding sequence ATGGCACCAAATTCTTCATTTGCCCGTATTTGGCAGAATCCTTCCGACTTTCCACCGGAAGCTGTACTTCGGGAATTGGAAAACCTTCTCAGGTCCAATCCTGATTTTTGGCTCAAAATCAACAGAGATGGAATCATCGTTGATTATAAAACTTCCAGGTTTGTCAATATTGGAGACAAACCAGAAACCTTACTCGGCAAACATATCGATGTGGGTCTTCCTCCTTACTTACGTGAAATCGCAGCCGAAGCATTGTCATATTTATCGGAGAAAAAAAGCCAAGTTTTTTGGAAAGAATATTCTTATGGCGTAGAACCAAATATCCGTTATGTGGAAGTTCGATTTGTAGTTCTCTATGAAGGATATATCATGTCCAACCATAGGGACATCACAGAAAGAAAACGTTTGGAAAATGCGTTTTTAGAAAGTGAATCTAGATTCCTTTCGATGGCGCAAAATGCTGCCGATTCTATTATCATAATCAACGATGACGGAATTATCCAATTTTTTAACAAAACCGCTGAAATTACCTTTGGATATACTCATGATGAAGTGATTGGCAAAAATGTTACGATGATTATCCCACCGGAATACAAAGACAAACATGATGAGTATTTGCGAAGATATAAGGCTACAGGTACTCAACATATCATCGGGGTTGGAAGGGAACTAATTGCACAACGAAAGTCAGGTGAGATTTTTCCATGTGAATTGTCTGTGGGTGAATTCAAAACTAAATCAGGGAAAATGTTTACAGGGATTTTAAGAGATATTAGTCAAAGGAAAATCCAAGAACAAGAATTATACCAATATAGAAATCATTTAGAAGAGTTGGTAGAAAGCCAAACGATGGACTTAAAAATGTCCAAAAATATTGCAGAAGAAGCCTCTTATATGAAGTCTCTCTTTTTAGCAAATATCTCTCATGAATTAAAAACACCGATCCATGCTATTTTGAGTTATGCTGAACTAGGGGAAGAAAAATCAGCAACGGTTTCGCCAGAGAAAATAAAAGAATACTTTCAGATTATTGATTCTTCAGGAAAACGATTGTTAGGTTTACTTGAAAATTTGTTAGATATAGCCAAATTAGAATCAGGCAAAATGAGGTATTTATTTGAGAAAAATTGTCTGAAAGAAACAGCTAAATTTGTGATTAACGAAATGCGAGTCATTTTGGAAAAAAGAGGGATCACAGTTGTTTTACTAGATAAGGAAGAACGTTGGGAAGCCGAGTTCGACTATGAAAGAATCCAACAGGTGATACGAAATATTCTCTCAAATGCACTAAAATTCATCCCAAATGACACTAATATTGAAATTAGTATGGTCAGAAGAGAATTTATTCCGAGAAAAACTCAGTCATATGTCAACGGTATCGGAATACAAATTCGTGATTTTGGACCGGGAATTCCTCCCGAAGACTTGGATAAAATTTTTGAAAAATTCATCCAATCGAAACAGGTAAAAGCAGGAACAAAGGGAACTGGACTCGGTTTGTCCATTTCTAGAGAAATTGTGAATGACCACCACGGATTGTTGTACGCCGAGAACCATGAAACAAAGGGAGCAATTTTTACCATGTTAATTCCTTGTTCTCGCGAAGGACTCCGATGA
- the coaD gene encoding pantetheine-phosphate adenylyltransferase, giving the protein MKNIAVYPGSFDPFTNGHLDIIRRAHPLFEEIIIAVAINSKKTSLFSPEERVEMIGKVFKGWDKIKIDSFEGLTVDYCKEKNSRVILRGLRAVTDFDYEYAISLMNKKLAPEIETYFLMADNEYSFVSSTIVKEVARHGRAVSNQVPDIVGEALTKKFSV; this is encoded by the coding sequence ATGAAAAATATCGCCGTATATCCAGGTTCTTTTGATCCGTTCACAAACGGTCATCTCGACATCATACGGCGAGCTCATCCGTTATTCGAAGAGATCATTATTGCAGTGGCAATCAATTCCAAAAAAACTTCCCTATTTTCCCCTGAAGAACGAGTGGAGATGATTGGGAAAGTTTTTAAAGGTTGGGACAAAATCAAAATTGATAGTTTCGAAGGCCTTACCGTCGATTATTGCAAAGAAAAAAATTCCCGTGTGATTTTACGCGGGCTTCGTGCCGTCACAGATTTTGACTACGAATATGCGATTTCGCTGATGAATAAAAAATTAGCACCAGAAATCGAAACTTATTTTTTGATGGCGGACAATGAATATTCTTTTGTGTCTTCGACAATCGTCAAAGAAGTAGCAAGACATGGAAGAGCTGTATCCAACCAAGTTCCAGACATTGTGGGCGAAGCTCTTACTAAAAAATTTTCCGTCTAA
- a CDS encoding carbon-nitrogen hydrolase family protein gives MRFPVSFSVFVSIFIFTIHCQKQIVPQEEISQYLPNPKVYIQKEGKGKRGSFLGMEPYLNKYSYATEDSFYLALNEYFRTAKENELLFVDRSIVVLPEYIGTWLVVTAEDRSIFTTNTIQEAMEVLVKHNLGSFLWHYLFSSSYSSDTLKETLFRMKAWQMSDRYQSVFAKLAREYRVSIVAGSIVLPHPKVIEGKITPTDGPLENVSFYFHPDGRVDDQIVRKLFPITDEKEFLKEGKIEENPSYQTSLGKLYTMVCADSWFPEVYMEFKKSEAELLAVPSFVSPADAWTTKWQGYNGYANPKDVDSKDIGTISERAAWKKYAMNGRLKDPKVKAGINVFFRGEIWDLTASGDAFLNLGGKPVINVVKEDKNQGRIYVLYL, from the coding sequence ATGCGTTTTCCCGTTTCTTTTTCTGTTTTCGTAAGCATTTTCATTTTTACGATCCACTGCCAAAAACAAATTGTTCCGCAAGAGGAAATCTCCCAATACCTACCTAACCCAAAGGTATACATCCAAAAAGAGGGAAAAGGAAAACGGGGAAGTTTTTTGGGGATGGAACCCTATCTCAACAAGTATAGTTACGCAACAGAAGATAGTTTTTATCTGGCTTTGAACGAATACTTTCGAACGGCAAAGGAAAATGAACTTCTTTTTGTAGATCGTAGCATCGTTGTTCTACCGGAATACATTGGAACCTGGCTTGTTGTGACTGCCGAGGACAGATCTATTTTCACAACCAATACAATCCAAGAAGCAATGGAAGTATTGGTAAAACATAACTTAGGTTCCTTTCTTTGGCATTATCTCTTTAGCAGTTCTTATTCTTCTGATACATTAAAAGAAACACTCTTTCGGATGAAGGCTTGGCAAATGTCTGACAGATACCAATCTGTTTTTGCAAAACTCGCACGTGAGTATCGAGTCTCCATTGTTGCCGGTTCGATTGTTTTGCCTCACCCAAAAGTTATTGAAGGAAAAATCACTCCGACCGATGGGCCTTTAGAAAATGTAAGTTTTTATTTTCACCCCGATGGAAGAGTGGATGACCAAATTGTAAGAAAACTATTTCCCATTACCGACGAAAAAGAATTCCTAAAAGAAGGTAAGATAGAGGAAAATCCAAGTTACCAAACCTCGCTTGGGAAACTATACACGATGGTCTGCGCCGATTCTTGGTTTCCGGAAGTATATATGGAATTTAAAAAATCAGAAGCGGAGTTACTTGCAGTTCCCTCTTTTGTATCACCAGCAGACGCCTGGACCACTAAATGGCAGGGTTACAACGGTTATGCGAATCCAAAAGATGTGGATTCCAAAGACATCGGAACCATTTCGGAACGAGCCGCTTGGAAAAAATATGCAATGAATGGTCGCCTCAAAGATCCAAAGGTAAAAGCAGGAATCAATGTATTTTTTAGAGGTGAAATTTGGGATTTAACAGCAAGTGGGGACGCTTTTTTAAATCTCGGGGGAAAACCTGTAATCAATGTTGTGAAAGAAGATAAAAACCAAGGAAGAATCTATGTACTCTATCTCTAG
- a CDS encoding argininosuccinate synthase: MKEKPAPKKIVLAYSGGLDTSVILAWLKDTYGCEVIAFCADVGQKEELTGLEEKGKNTGASKVYIQDLRLEFARDFIFPAIRGNAIYEMRYLLGTSLARPLIAKAMAEVATKEGADAFSHGATGKGNDQVRFELTFKALSPNLQIIAPWRTWNFGGRADLIEYAKKKGIPVPVTAAKPYSMDRNLMHLSFEGGILEDPFNEPKEDMFILTVSPEKAPDKPTYLELDFENGDCVAIDGKKLNPLEVMETLNDVGGKNGVGRVDIVENRLVGIKSRGVYETPGGTILHIAHRDLESITLDRDTQHKKDELSQEFARYIYNGQWYSNQMNALRAYMDYTQKYVNGTVRIKLYKGSCTVVGRKSNKSLYNAGLSTFEKEELYNQYDAEGFINLYGLPMKEWARVNK; the protein is encoded by the coding sequence ATGAAAGAGAAACCTGCTCCCAAAAAAATCGTTCTCGCTTACTCCGGAGGACTCGATACGTCCGTCATCCTGGCTTGGTTGAAAGATACCTATGGTTGTGAAGTCATTGCTTTTTGTGCCGATGTTGGTCAAAAAGAAGAACTTACCGGTCTGGAAGAAAAAGGAAAAAATACCGGAGCTTCCAAAGTGTACATCCAAGACCTACGTTTGGAATTTGCACGAGACTTTATTTTCCCTGCAATTCGCGGGAATGCTATTTATGAAATGCGTTATTTACTCGGGACCTCTCTGGCACGTCCTCTCATTGCCAAAGCAATGGCAGAAGTTGCGACCAAAGAAGGAGCCGATGCTTTTTCACATGGAGCCACAGGAAAAGGAAACGACCAAGTTCGTTTTGAACTCACCTTTAAAGCACTTTCGCCTAACTTACAAATCATCGCTCCTTGGAGGACTTGGAATTTTGGTGGCCGTGCGGACCTGATTGAATACGCAAAGAAAAAAGGAATTCCAGTTCCTGTAACAGCCGCTAAACCGTATAGCATGGATAGAAACTTGATGCACCTTTCTTTTGAAGGTGGAATTTTGGAAGATCCATTCAACGAACCGAAGGAAGATATGTTTATCTTAACCGTATCTCCCGAAAAAGCACCAGACAAACCAACTTATTTAGAATTGGATTTTGAAAACGGAGACTGCGTTGCCATCGACGGAAAAAAATTAAATCCACTCGAAGTAATGGAAACCTTAAACGATGTAGGTGGAAAAAACGGAGTGGGTCGAGTTGATATCGTAGAGAACCGACTTGTAGGAATCAAATCTCGCGGAGTGTATGAAACTCCTGGTGGAACCATCCTTCATATCGCACACCGCGATTTAGAATCCATCACACTGGATCGTGATACCCAACACAAAAAAGATGAACTCTCTCAAGAGTTTGCTCGTTATATTTACAATGGCCAATGGTATTCCAACCAAATGAATGCTTTACGTGCTTATATGGATTACACACAAAAGTATGTCAATGGAACTGTCCGAATCAAATTGTACAAAGGAAGTTGCACCGTTGTAGGACGTAAATCCAACAAATCTCTTTACAATGCAGGTCTTTCTACCTTTGAAAAAGAAGAATTGTACAACCAATATGATGCCGAAGGTTTTATCAACTTATACGGACTACCTATGAAAGAATGGGCAAGGGTAAACAAATAA
- a CDS encoding HAD family hydrolase yields MKHKGFIFDMDGVVVDNHSFHFKAWMAFAKKYNFPLNSEIYRDTFNGKTNADLFRMIFGNISNKEIKDYGDEKESWYQELYKNEMKPHTGLVKYLQFLKDNHLKIALGTSAPTMNVNFTLDTLSLRHFFDVIVDGTMVNQGKPHPQVYELCAKALELDPKDCVVFEDSLAGLQSGKSAGCSIIGVATSHTESELKSHVNQIISDFTEPSVYLL; encoded by the coding sequence ATGAAACATAAAGGATTTATCTTCGATATGGATGGTGTCGTTGTAGACAATCATTCTTTTCATTTCAAAGCTTGGATGGCATTTGCTAAAAAATATAACTTCCCACTAAATTCAGAAATCTATAGAGATACGTTTAATGGTAAAACTAATGCAGATCTTTTCCGCATGATATTCGGAAATATCTCTAACAAAGAAATCAAAGACTATGGAGATGAAAAAGAAAGTTGGTACCAAGAATTATATAAAAATGAAATGAAACCACATACAGGTCTCGTGAAGTATCTTCAATTTCTAAAAGACAATCACCTAAAGATTGCACTTGGAACTTCTGCACCCACAATGAATGTTAATTTCACTCTAGATACTTTATCTTTAAGACATTTTTTTGATGTGATTGTGGATGGAACAATGGTAAACCAAGGAAAACCTCACCCACAAGTGTATGAACTTTGTGCAAAGGCTTTAGAACTAGATCCTAAAGATTGTGTTGTGTTCGAAGACTCGCTTGCTGGTTTACAATCTGGAAAGTCAGCAGGATGTTCCATCATCGGTGTGGCCACATCTCATACGGAATCAGAACTAAAAAGTCACGTAAACCAAATCATAAGCGATTTCACCGAACCATCGGTTTATCTTTTATAA
- a CDS encoding FAD-dependent oxidoreductase translates to MKPGIYRDYKSYAKKETIVVDVVVIGSGCGGSTMAYELSKKGIKVALIEQGGNYHTGTFDNNELNMGGKVSAERNFHTTADGGINLVYGNNLGGASVHYWADSYRTPDDRLLLWNRKYGIEDHLPEDLHSYWQELETDLHVTPAGEESFNPMNRLFRSASQRLGWEGHAVPQARKNCQKSGHCMQGCMFGAKQSQLVTHIPRAVQLGTDVYTDLRAEKLIFKGRKVSGLEAVVIDRRTLRPTATKVIFQSKAVCVSAGGFGSSTFLLRNGLKKRLPALGEFLAINPSPMVHALYEEPIVQWRNIPAAYGVEDFRLARYQNGKYKEGGYMLMPNQLQPATLAALIPSFGKDHYSYMKQMEHLGGTIGWIDDVDGELGSIEVDLFGKRKINYPFGKVTKQIFSDLTYKQMKLNFEAGAKEVFLAGMKLRKYSKLPKKEEIDALAWRPAEFPMAAPHPAGGCRMGKSSENSVVNSRHQVHGFENLFVADSSVFPTGVSVDPSFTIMAFSKKASGFVMDVM, encoded by the coding sequence ATGAAACCAGGAATATATCGCGATTACAAAAGTTATGCGAAGAAGGAAACCATCGTTGTTGATGTAGTGGTGATTGGTTCTGGTTGTGGTGGGTCGACAATGGCCTATGAACTTTCCAAAAAAGGGATCAAAGTCGCTCTAATCGAACAGGGTGGAAATTATCACACAGGAACCTTTGATAACAATGAACTCAATATGGGTGGCAAAGTTTCTGCAGAGAGAAATTTTCATACAACGGCAGATGGTGGGATCAACCTTGTTTATGGAAACAATTTGGGTGGGGCCTCAGTGCACTACTGGGCCGACAGTTATCGCACCCCAGATGACAGGTTATTATTATGGAATCGTAAATACGGAATCGAAGACCACCTTCCCGAAGACCTACATTCTTATTGGCAGGAATTGGAAACGGACCTTCATGTGACTCCTGCGGGTGAAGAATCTTTTAATCCGATGAATCGACTATTTCGGAGCGCTTCACAACGATTAGGTTGGGAAGGACATGCCGTCCCACAAGCTCGGAAAAACTGTCAGAAATCTGGACATTGTATGCAAGGTTGTATGTTTGGAGCCAAACAGTCACAACTTGTGACACATATTCCAAGAGCCGTGCAACTCGGAACTGATGTGTATACAGACCTTCGGGCAGAAAAATTAATTTTCAAAGGTAGAAAAGTCTCAGGCCTCGAAGCTGTGGTGATAGACAGAAGAACCCTTCGGCCAACGGCGACAAAGGTAATTTTTCAATCCAAAGCTGTTTGCGTTTCGGCAGGTGGATTTGGTAGTTCTACTTTTTTACTTCGCAATGGACTCAAAAAAAGATTACCGGCACTTGGTGAGTTTTTGGCGATCAATCCTTCTCCCATGGTACATGCGTTATATGAAGAACCCATCGTACAATGGAGAAATATTCCTGCAGCTTATGGTGTTGAGGATTTCCGATTAGCAAGATACCAAAATGGAAAGTACAAAGAAGGTGGGTATATGCTCATGCCAAACCAATTGCAACCCGCCACTCTTGCAGCTCTTATTCCTAGTTTTGGAAAAGACCATTATTCTTATATGAAACAAATGGAACATTTGGGTGGAACCATTGGTTGGATTGATGATGTGGATGGGGAACTTGGTTCTATCGAAGTAGACCTGTTTGGGAAAAGAAAAATCAACTACCCTTTTGGAAAGGTCACCAAACAAATCTTTAGTGATCTGACATACAAACAAATGAAGTTAAATTTTGAAGCGGGTGCCAAAGAAGTTTTCCTTGCAGGTATGAAACTACGTAAATATTCCAAACTTCCTAAAAAAGAAGAAATTGATGCTCTGGCATGGAGACCTGCGGAATTTCCAATGGCCGCTCCTCACCCTGCCGGTGGATGCCGAATGGGAAAATCGAGCGAAAATTCCGTTGTGAATTCTCGCCACCAAGTTCATGGATTTGAGAACCTGTTTGTGGCAGATTCTTCTGTTTTTCCTACTGGGGTGAGTGTGGATCCAAGTTTTACCATTATGGCTTTTAGTAAAAAAGCCTCTGGATTTGTAATGGATGTTATGTGA